A genomic region of Runella rosea contains the following coding sequences:
- the bla gene encoding class A beta-lactamase, subclass A2, whose translation MPHSSMGQIDPLRQKIQQIASKTDGTLGVGISGLENRDTLTLNNHIHFAMQSVYKFHLGLAILNQVDKGNLKLNQKILIQKKDLLPDTWSPLREKYPNGNVEIPLSELFQFTVAQSDNNGCDILFRIMGGPRVVDNYIKSIGMTDVSIRTTEEEMHKTEGAQFTNWTTPWSAVQLLEKFYQKKILSPASHAFMWKVLTEANTGSGKIKGLLPTGTIVAHKSGLSGANKEGITAATNDIGIVTLPNGKHFIISIFYGNTKLSDKESDKVIAEVTKAAWDYFSAK comes from the coding sequence ATGCCCCATTCTTCAATGGGTCAAATCGACCCATTGAGACAAAAAATCCAGCAAATCGCGTCTAAGACTGACGGTACATTGGGCGTGGGGATTTCGGGGCTAGAAAATCGAGACACGCTCACGCTCAATAACCACATTCATTTTGCGATGCAAAGCGTGTACAAGTTTCATTTAGGCTTGGCCATTTTGAATCAAGTCGATAAAGGCAATCTCAAACTCAACCAGAAAATCCTCATTCAGAAAAAAGATTTATTGCCCGACACGTGGAGTCCATTGCGCGAAAAATATCCTAATGGAAATGTAGAAATCCCCCTTAGTGAACTGTTTCAATTTACGGTTGCCCAAAGCGACAACAACGGTTGTGACATTTTATTCAGAATTATGGGCGGACCCAGAGTGGTTGACAACTACATCAAGAGCATTGGCATGACGGATGTTTCTATCCGAACTACAGAAGAAGAAATGCACAAAACCGAAGGTGCACAGTTCACCAATTGGACTACTCCTTGGTCGGCGGTGCAATTATTGGAGAAGTTTTACCAAAAGAAAATTCTTTCGCCTGCCAGCCACGCCTTCATGTGGAAAGTATTGACCGAAGCCAACACAGGGAGCGGCAAAATCAAGGGATTACTGCCAACCGGAACCATTGTAGCGCACAAATCGGGTCTTTCGGGGGCAAATAAGGAGGGAATCACGGCCGCGACCAACGACATCGGCATCGTGACTTTGCCCAACGGCAAGCATTTTATCATCTCCATTTTCTACGGCAACACCAAATTGAGCGACAAAGAAAGTGACAAAGTCATTGCCGAAGTAACCAAAGCGGCATGGGATTATTTTTCGGCCAAATGA
- a CDS encoding bifunctional metallophosphatase/5'-nucleotidase yields the protein MERRLFLRNIAGIGGAVALGQWPFETWANTNAESLKITILHTNDQHSRLEPFPKTDRLAGRGGVVNRARILSKIRSEEANVLLFDAGDIFQGTPYFNFYKGRPEIELMSQMGYDAVTMGNHDFDGGLELYVKQIKEYAKFPVLVANYDFKGTVMEGLAQPYKIFTVKGVKIGVFGLGIDPKGLIPEKLFGGTKYLDPIKTANETATFLRQEKKCSLVVCLSHLGYKMSDGEMSDLVMAPQTKDIDLIIGGHTHTFLNEPTALKNLVGKPVLVNQAGWGGASLGRLDFTFDRVSKQVFFTSHSVSIQ from the coding sequence ATGGAAAGAAGATTATTTCTCAGAAACATAGCAGGTATCGGTGGTGCGGTGGCATTGGGACAATGGCCTTTTGAAACTTGGGCAAACACCAACGCCGAGTCATTGAAAATAACCATTTTGCACACCAACGACCAGCATAGCCGTTTGGAGCCGTTTCCGAAAACGGATCGTTTGGCGGGGCGGGGCGGGGTGGTCAACCGGGCCCGTATTTTAAGCAAAATCAGGTCGGAAGAAGCCAATGTGCTGCTTTTTGATGCAGGAGATATTTTTCAGGGAACGCCTTATTTCAATTTCTACAAAGGCCGTCCCGAGATTGAATTGATGAGCCAAATGGGCTACGACGCAGTTACGATGGGAAACCATGATTTTGACGGCGGTTTAGAGTTGTACGTAAAGCAAATCAAGGAATACGCTAAATTCCCCGTTTTGGTGGCTAACTATGATTTCAAAGGAACGGTCATGGAAGGCTTGGCGCAACCCTACAAAATCTTTACGGTAAAGGGCGTAAAAATCGGTGTTTTTGGCTTGGGAATTGACCCCAAAGGGCTCATTCCTGAAAAACTATTTGGCGGGACCAAATACCTCGACCCCATCAAAACGGCCAACGAAACCGCCACTTTTTTGCGCCAAGAGAAAAAATGTAGTTTGGTGGTGTGCCTTTCGCATTTGGGCTATAAAATGAGTGACGGCGAAATGTCGGATTTGGTGATGGCACCGCAGACCAAAGACATTGATTTAATCATCGGCGGGCATACACATACGTTTCTGAATGAACCTACCGCGTTGAAAAATCTGGTCGGCAAACCCGTGTTGGTGAATCAGGCAGGTTGGGGTGGTGCGAGTTTGGGACGGCTTGATTTTACTTTCGACCGCGTGTCAAAGCAAGTCTTTTTTACCAGTCATAGTGTGTCAATTCAATAA
- a CDS encoding 5'-nucleotidase C-terminal domain-containing protein encodes MKKNILLIALFAASLTACTRYFIAKPVQLRPIAVSDTASAPSGALSLQIAAYLQPYRDSLETNMNTVLVKSPRRLSKGVPESELGNLMADILREMGQERLGKPVDVAITNSGGIRTDFPAGNITLGNVYEVMPFDNELVAITLSGETMQKVIEYLAQRKEPQSGVKLVIDKATNKPLEATIGGKPLDLKQTYTLITSDYMAVSSDMAAIVKNNQGFQILRYLMRDAIADYLRRKGQQNQELNPTKDGRTTVK; translated from the coding sequence ATGAAAAAAAATATCCTGCTGATTGCGCTGTTTGCAGCTTCGTTGACGGCCTGTACGCGTTATTTTATCGCAAAACCCGTCCAACTGCGCCCCATCGCCGTCAGTGATACTGCTTCAGCCCCCTCGGGAGCGCTTTCGCTACAGATTGCTGCGTATTTACAGCCTTACCGCGACAGTTTGGAAACAAACATGAATACGGTATTGGTAAAGTCGCCGCGTCGGCTTTCCAAAGGAGTACCAGAGTCAGAATTAGGGAATTTAATGGCGGATATTTTGCGCGAAATGGGGCAAGAACGCTTGGGTAAACCCGTAGATGTGGCTATTACCAACAGCGGAGGAATCAGAACTGATTTTCCCGCTGGGAATATTACCCTCGGCAATGTGTATGAAGTCATGCCTTTTGACAACGAATTGGTGGCCATCACGCTCTCGGGCGAAACCATGCAGAAAGTGATTGAGTATTTAGCGCAGCGCAAAGAGCCCCAATCGGGCGTGAAATTGGTCATCGACAAAGCGACCAATAAACCGCTGGAGGCCACAATCGGCGGCAAACCGCTGGATTTAAAACAAACCTATACGCTCATCACGAGCGACTACATGGCTGTTAGCAGTGACATGGCGGCTATTGTTAAAAACAATCAGGGTTTTCAGATTCTTCGTTATCTGATGCGCGATGCCATTGCTGATTATTTGCGACGAAAAGGGCAACAAAATCAGGAGCTTAACCCAACAAAAGACGGACGGACCACCGTAAAATAA
- a CDS encoding D-alanine--D-alanine ligase family protein translates to MRIGIFFGGPAREREISYAGGKTAYENIDKALFTPVLVFVDSLGNFILTDESTLYHASIRAFYPGPAFREGGFEVYIESLQQQLSQAELEALMHGIGTPIQPQDFKKYFDFAFIILHGPDCEDGAIQGLMEWHKMPYMGPGLLGSAVSIDKILQNEQIARANGQQKKMKVVRWEEWHGGDVNAIFEAAKAAVGLPIVVKAPHQGSSIGVAIVKEDSATAFAAAMNQCFFSLEIKSDDWKSWSEAEKHAFAQRIGNLDESIGYPVVIQETGETIYHPIDLIEKLDSSLFSSHVSLLSVNAEDQVLLEEFMTGQEFSCGVIQDNDGTVIALPPTEIAKMDENQTFDFKTKYKLNVTRKFIPVRTVLENNQKIQYNIALVFEKLGMNAVARIDGFLTPDGRVLLHDPNTLPGMSPTSLIFKQMAEIGLDVTHAITYLIRQSLRERIRTGKDTVHLRQLLAALDVKIEQKLAELTFQSVEFEATTEAYIEARRTFSQLSASGKVKPTAVLKISDEEKYELPVSLLFKDTIEDVLEMISQPLHPLIEETREKAKNITRRFVG, encoded by the coding sequence GTGCGTATCGGAATCTTTTTTGGCGGACCCGCGCGTGAGCGCGAAATATCTTATGCAGGCGGTAAAACGGCCTACGAAAACATTGATAAGGCGTTGTTTACGCCCGTATTGGTGTTCGTGGATAGCCTCGGCAATTTTATCTTGACCGATGAATCAACCCTTTATCATGCCAGCATCCGCGCTTTTTATCCGGGCCCTGCATTCAGGGAAGGTGGTTTTGAAGTATACATTGAGTCATTACAGCAACAACTTTCGCAGGCTGAATTGGAAGCCCTAATGCACGGTATTGGCACGCCGATTCAACCGCAGGATTTCAAAAAATATTTCGATTTTGCTTTCATCATCCTCCACGGTCCCGATTGTGAAGATGGTGCAATTCAGGGCCTAATGGAGTGGCACAAAATGCCATATATGGGCCCAGGATTACTTGGATCGGCGGTAAGTATTGATAAAATCTTGCAAAATGAGCAAATCGCCCGCGCCAACGGTCAACAGAAAAAAATGAAAGTAGTTCGCTGGGAGGAGTGGCACGGGGGCGATGTAAACGCCATTTTTGAGGCTGCCAAAGCCGCCGTAGGATTGCCTATTGTGGTAAAAGCACCCCACCAAGGCTCCTCGATTGGGGTAGCGATTGTAAAAGAAGACAGCGCTACGGCCTTTGCTGCCGCTATGAATCAATGTTTTTTCTCATTAGAAATAAAGTCCGACGATTGGAAAAGTTGGTCAGAAGCCGAAAAACACGCTTTTGCGCAGCGCATCGGCAACCTTGATGAGAGCATCGGTTATCCGGTAGTGATTCAAGAAACCGGCGAAACCATTTACCACCCAATCGACTTAATTGAAAAACTGGATTCATCTCTCTTTTCTTCTCACGTCTCGCTGCTCTCCGTGAATGCCGAAGACCAAGTGTTATTGGAAGAATTTATGACGGGACAGGAGTTTTCGTGCGGCGTAATTCAGGACAACGACGGCACCGTCATTGCCTTGCCTCCTACCGAAATTGCCAAAATGGACGAAAACCAGACGTTTGATTTCAAGACCAAATACAAACTCAACGTCACCCGTAAGTTTATTCCCGTCAGAACGGTACTGGAAAACAACCAAAAGATTCAGTACAACATTGCATTGGTATTTGAAAAATTGGGCATGAACGCCGTAGCTCGCATTGACGGCTTCCTCACTCCCGACGGACGTGTACTGCTCCACGACCCCAATACGCTGCCTGGAATGTCGCCTACCTCGTTGATTTTCAAACAAATGGCCGAAATCGGATTGGATGTTACGCACGCCATCACGTATCTGATTCGCCAGTCATTGCGCGAGCGTATTCGCACGGGCAAAGACACTGTACATTTACGGCAATTGCTGGCGGCTTTAGATGTCAAAATTGAACAAAAGCTTGCCGAGCTTACTTTTCAATCGGTTGAATTTGAGGCTACTACGGAGGCTTACATCGAAGCTCGCCGTACTTTCAGCCAACTTTCTGCTTCGGGTAAAGTAAAGCCCACTGCAGTATTGAAAATCAGCGATGAAGAAAAATACGAATTACCAGTAAGTCTGCTTTTTAAAGATACAATTGAAGATGTATTGGAAATGATTTCACAACCCCTGCACCCGCTCATCGAAGAAACCCGCGAAAAAGCGAAAAATATTACCCGTCGTTTTGTGGGATAA
- a CDS encoding geranylgeranylglycerol-phosphate geranylgeranyltransferase: MKKRLTIKDVVLGFLRLIRWPNLLIIAVTQYMTRIFLVGPTQDWRSILGEATIFFISLSTVLIAAAGYIINDYFDIKIDLINKPDRVIIGRYLKRRVAMGAHQVLSFVGCLLGLWVGKWIFLISVLSVTLLWFYASYFKKRPFIGNLIVSLLTALSLLILAVYYPQNRNLVLLYALFAFGITMIREIIKDMEDVRGDVSHGCRTLPIIWGIPRTKLFLYLLIGLFIPSLFAAAHWLNNPRLGWMFVGLALLISWLVYRLVYADTKREFGALSSLCKIITLVGMVSMIWIVF, encoded by the coding sequence TTGAAAAAACGACTAACCATAAAAGACGTAGTGCTTGGTTTTCTGCGGCTTATCCGCTGGCCCAATCTCCTGATTATCGCCGTAACTCAGTACATGACGCGGATTTTTCTGGTTGGCCCAACCCAAGATTGGCGGTCGATTTTGGGCGAGGCTACTATTTTTTTTATTAGTCTTTCTACCGTACTTATTGCAGCGGCGGGCTATATCATAAACGACTATTTTGACATAAAAATAGACCTCATCAATAAACCCGACCGGGTGATTATCGGCCGCTACCTCAAGCGTCGCGTGGCCATGGGGGCCCATCAGGTACTGAGTTTTGTGGGCTGTTTATTGGGGTTATGGGTGGGAAAATGGATTTTTTTAATCAGCGTTTTGTCCGTAACACTGCTTTGGTTTTACGCTTCATATTTTAAGAAACGCCCTTTTATCGGTAATCTTATCGTTTCTTTATTGACCGCCCTTTCGCTATTAATTTTGGCCGTTTACTATCCTCAAAATCGTAACTTAGTCCTTCTATACGCCCTTTTTGCTTTCGGAATTACGATGATTCGGGAAATCATCAAAGACATGGAAGATGTACGGGGCGATGTATCGCACGGTTGCCGCACATTGCCCATTATTTGGGGAATTCCGCGCACCAAACTCTTTCTTTACCTTCTCATTGGTTTGTTTATTCCTAGTCTTTTTGCGGCGGCGCATTGGCTCAACAATCCGCGCTTGGGTTGGATGTTCGTGGGCTTGGCATTACTAATCAGTTGGTTGGTATATCGCTTGGTTTATGCAGATACCAAACGGGAGTTCGGAGCGTTGAGCAGTTTATGTAAAATCATTACGTTGGTCGGAATGGTTAGTATGATATGGATAGTTTTTTAA
- a CDS encoding arginine deiminase family protein, translating into MNSTHQLKVSSEVGTLRKLLIHSPDRGLGKVVPSKAQDWLFEDIVHLDTMRREEYDYYVKILLYFLDPEKVKGKLKEIDADASRSFYKPGNPQYFNSDKVIDIQKLLTEILENETIKTKLIASICAVERCSFKIQHKLKEYDASELAKILISGSLPDKSMIFAPVPNFIFTRDIGIVINDYVLLNKPAKTARTRESLLTQYIFFYHSMFEVYRDNIIEIPDNEHHFLLTDDELKSDYLRSTLEGGDVMMVAPRHLLIGCSERTTLYAAQQVMKALFERNVVDTITIVKIPKKRDYMHIDTVFTQVKRNMWVLLGAIARQGDEAKKRDVLHFFAPKEDPDRLQIMQFNKGWENKPTEIENLEDLLTDISKNDLGCAEPVQFIYSGNNEFPFGAREQWTDSCNLLALKDGVVIGYDRNDKTLEAFRTAGFRTVRAKDLLDEFEAGISSPDTLTDTFIMLPSAELSRARGGSHCMSLPILRDDF; encoded by the coding sequence ATGAATTCAACTCATCAACTTAAGGTCTCTTCTGAAGTTGGCACGCTGCGCAAACTCCTCATTCACAGTCCTGACCGTGGGTTAGGAAAAGTGGTTCCTTCTAAAGCCCAAGATTGGCTTTTTGAAGATATTGTACACCTCGATACGATGCGGCGTGAGGAGTACGATTATTACGTCAAGATTCTGCTGTATTTCCTTGACCCTGAAAAAGTGAAAGGAAAGTTGAAAGAAATAGACGCTGACGCCTCGCGGTCGTTTTATAAGCCAGGAAATCCTCAGTATTTTAATTCGGATAAGGTCATTGATATTCAGAAACTTTTGACCGAGATTCTGGAAAACGAAACCATCAAGACCAAATTGATTGCGTCAATTTGTGCGGTGGAACGCTGTTCGTTCAAAATACAACATAAACTCAAAGAATACGACGCGTCGGAATTGGCTAAAATCCTGATTTCTGGGTCATTGCCCGATAAATCTATGATTTTTGCGCCCGTTCCCAATTTCATTTTCACGCGTGATATAGGAATCGTCATCAACGATTATGTTTTGTTGAACAAACCAGCCAAAACAGCCCGCACGCGGGAGTCGCTTCTGACGCAGTACATCTTTTTCTACCATTCGATGTTTGAGGTGTATCGTGACAATATCATCGAAATCCCCGACAACGAGCACCATTTTCTGTTGACCGACGATGAGCTAAAAAGTGATTATCTGCGCTCAACCCTCGAAGGCGGCGATGTGATGATGGTAGCACCCCGACATTTATTGATTGGTTGTAGTGAGCGTACCACGCTTTATGCGGCCCAGCAGGTAATGAAAGCGTTGTTTGAACGAAATGTGGTGGATACCATCACCATCGTCAAAATTCCTAAAAAGCGGGATTATATGCACATTGATACGGTATTTACGCAGGTAAAACGCAATATGTGGGTGTTGTTGGGAGCGATTGCGCGGCAAGGTGACGAAGCAAAAAAACGGGATGTGCTGCATTTTTTTGCCCCCAAAGAAGACCCTGACCGCCTGCAAATTATGCAGTTTAATAAAGGTTGGGAAAACAAACCGACCGAAATTGAAAATTTGGAAGACTTGTTGACCGACATCAGCAAAAATGACTTGGGGTGTGCAGAACCAGTGCAATTTATTTATTCGGGAAACAACGAATTTCCTTTTGGCGCACGTGAACAATGGACTGATTCCTGCAATTTACTGGCGCTCAAAGACGGCGTTGTGATAGGCTATGACCGTAACGACAAAACACTGGAGGCGTTTCGGACGGCAGGGTTCAGGACCGTTCGGGCCAAAGATTTATTGGATGAATTTGAAGCGGGAATTTCCTCGCCTGATACCCTCACAGATACGTTTATCATGTTGCCTTCGGCAGAGCTTTCGCGGGCGCGTGGAGGCTCACATTGCATGAGTTTACCGATTTTACGGGATGATTTTTAA
- the bshA gene encoding N-acetyl-alpha-D-glucosaminyl L-malate synthase BshA, with the protein MKIGIVCYPTFGGSGVVATELGKALAAVGHEIHFITYSQPTRLDFFGENIFYHEVHIPNYPLFQYAPYESALSSAMVNVVNDEKLDVLHVHYAIPHASSAYLAKQILKSQGIHIPFITTLHGTDITLVGRDAAFGPVITFSINASDGVTAVSEFLKNATNESFPITKEIEVIPNFIDLDRFKKQKKDHFKLAICPNNEKLLVHTSNFRKVKRIEDIVLMFDKLRHIVPSKLLLVGDGPERSRIEYMCKEMKLMHDVRFLGNLDAIEEVLSVADLFVMPSETESFGLAALEAMACEVPLITSNAGGLPELNIQGVTGFMSNVGDIEDMVKNAAYILQEENLPRFKENALARAKEFDLANILPQYEAYYERIVAESREALEKELKVVG; encoded by the coding sequence ATGAAAATAGGAATAGTTTGTTATCCCACCTTTGGGGGTAGTGGTGTAGTAGCCACCGAGTTAGGCAAAGCCCTGGCTGCGGTTGGCCATGAAATCCACTTTATCACATATTCGCAACCTACCCGCCTCGATTTTTTTGGCGAAAATATCTTTTATCACGAAGTTCATATCCCCAATTATCCGCTTTTTCAATACGCTCCTTATGAATCTGCGCTTTCGAGCGCCATGGTTAATGTAGTAAACGACGAAAAACTGGATGTGTTGCACGTGCATTACGCCATTCCGCACGCTTCGTCGGCGTATTTGGCAAAACAGATACTGAAATCACAAGGAATTCATATTCCGTTTATCACAACCCTCCACGGAACCGACATTACGTTGGTAGGTCGTGATGCGGCTTTTGGGCCAGTGATTACGTTCAGTATCAATGCTTCCGACGGTGTAACGGCAGTGTCAGAATTTCTCAAAAATGCAACCAACGAGTCATTTCCGATTACCAAAGAAATTGAAGTTATTCCTAACTTTATTGATTTAGATCGGTTTAAAAAGCAGAAAAAAGACCACTTCAAGCTGGCAATTTGTCCTAATAACGAAAAATTGCTCGTTCACACGTCCAATTTTCGTAAAGTAAAACGCATTGAAGATATTGTGTTGATGTTTGACAAACTGCGTCACATTGTTCCTTCCAAGTTGTTGCTCGTCGGCGATGGCCCCGAGCGCAGCCGAATCGAATACATGTGTAAAGAGATGAAATTGATGCACGATGTTCGTTTTCTGGGCAACTTAGACGCTATCGAAGAGGTGTTGTCGGTGGCTGATTTGTTTGTGATGCCTTCCGAAACCGAAAGTTTTGGCTTGGCCGCGCTCGAAGCCATGGCCTGTGAAGTGCCACTGATTACGTCAAATGCGGGTGGCTTGCCCGAACTTAATATTCAGGGTGTGACTGGGTTTATGAGCAATGTGGGCGACATCGAAGACATGGTCAAAAATGCCGCGTACATTTTACAGGAAGAAAACCTCCCCCGTTTCAAAGAAAATGCGCTGGCAAGGGCCAAAGAATTTGATTTGGCCAATATCTTACCGCAATACGAAGCCTATTACGAACGCATCGTGGCCGAAAGTCGGGAGGCCTTGGAAAAAGAGTTAAAGGTCGTAGGCTAA
- a CDS encoding Uma2 family endonuclease: protein MITTLVQTEVLPTDLQTVEEFENWQRQHVSEGSFEFLDGRIIQKESIKQDEAFIANFLLRTFMQTTAFQKGDMLLPELDSYVSETRKRVPDLTYFTAEEIQQMRQKVRVKSKFAIEILYDSESFEDVIEKVQDYFDAGGLLVWYIVPKQQKIYVYASPDESKAYKGNEVISAAPVIADFQFEVSQMFS, encoded by the coding sequence ATGATAACCACATTAGTTCAAACTGAAGTATTGCCTACTGACCTTCAAACCGTCGAAGAGTTTGAAAATTGGCAGCGCCAACACGTGTCGGAAGGGAGTTTTGAATTTTTAGATGGCAGAATCATTCAAAAGGAATCTATTAAGCAAGACGAAGCTTTTATCGCAAACTTTTTGTTACGCACTTTCATGCAAACTACAGCATTTCAAAAAGGGGATATGCTGTTGCCAGAGTTAGACTCTTACGTAAGCGAAACCCGCAAGCGGGTGCCTGATTTGACTTATTTTACCGCCGAAGAAATTCAGCAAATGCGCCAAAAAGTGCGAGTAAAATCTAAGTTTGCCATTGAGATATTGTATGATTCTGAATCTTTTGAAGATGTGATTGAAAAAGTACAGGATTATTTCGACGCAGGGGGGCTTTTGGTGTGGTACATTGTTCCCAAACAACAAAAAATTTACGTCTATGCGAGCCCCGATGAATCAAAGGCTTATAAAGGTAACGAGGTAATTTCAGCAGCGCCCGTAATCGCTGATTTTCAATTTGAGGTATCCCAAATGTTTTCCTAA
- a CDS encoding TapB family protein, with the protein MKKYALLSLILITTVISTRIQAQMCMGVNMKAGMGYEMVTYNAKDKPTGKVVYTVKNVSTENGTTLMSMEMQNFDAKDKLQATNNYKCACKGNELMVDMTAMMAGQENPMLKDAKMTFTSTDLIYTDNYTVGATLKDAELKGQGEMGGGMMLNYSMSMKNRKVVAQENITVPAGTFNAYKVTSDMTVSTKTIMNISFDFQVVSFRAPNVLWDVRSETYRKDKLMAYSLLTKVF; encoded by the coding sequence ATGAAAAAATACGCATTGCTCAGTCTCATCTTAATCACAACTGTAATCAGTACGCGCATTCAGGCCCAAATGTGCATGGGCGTAAACATGAAAGCAGGAATGGGCTACGAAATGGTCACGTACAACGCCAAGGATAAACCTACAGGAAAAGTAGTGTACACCGTCAAAAACGTAAGCACCGAAAATGGCACCACGCTTATGTCAATGGAAATGCAAAACTTCGATGCCAAAGACAAACTTCAAGCTACCAACAATTATAAGTGTGCTTGCAAAGGCAATGAATTGATGGTAGATATGACGGCAATGATGGCGGGCCAAGAAAATCCCATGCTCAAAGATGCCAAAATGACCTTTACTTCCACCGACCTTATTTACACCGATAATTATACCGTCGGTGCCACGCTGAAAGATGCCGAACTGAAAGGGCAAGGCGAAATGGGCGGAGGAATGATGCTTAACTACTCTATGTCGATGAAAAATCGGAAAGTAGTGGCACAGGAAAATATCACCGTTCCAGCGGGTACTTTCAACGCCTACAAGGTAACTTCCGATATGACCGTAAGCACCAAAACCATCATGAATATATCTTTTGATTTTCAAGTGGTCAGTTTCCGCGCCCCAAATGTGTTGTGGGATGTCCGCTCCGAAACATATCGCAAAGATAAACTCATGGCCTACAGCCTCTTAACTAAGGTGTTTTAA
- the ctlX gene encoding citrulline utilization hydrolase CtlX has product MSHKMQPQATSHILMIRPVRFAFNEETAESNAFQSVEIAAKTKEAAQQEALEEFEHMVSQLTAAGVEVTVYEDTPEPFTPDSIFPNNWISFHQSGKVVLYPMQAPNRRLERRMDIIEDLKKRYHVEEIIDLSSFEQEGKYLEGTGSMVLDRRYKIAYACLSPRTHQDVLEAFAHETGYKIVKFNSVDAGGKPVYHTNVVMCVGDSFAVVCLQSIQDPDERLMVREELEKTGKQVIEITLEQMNSFAGNMLLVNNKRGEKLLVMSTQAFESLSAKQRDEIDDYAVLLHFDLSVIEGNGGGSARCMMAEVHLPEK; this is encoded by the coding sequence ATGTCGCACAAAATGCAACCCCAAGCCACATCGCACATTCTGATGATACGACCGGTGCGATTCGCTTTTAATGAAGAAACCGCCGAAAGTAATGCATTTCAGAGCGTTGAGATTGCCGCTAAAACCAAAGAAGCAGCCCAACAGGAAGCCTTGGAGGAGTTTGAACACATGGTGTCACAGCTTACGGCGGCGGGCGTAGAGGTCACTGTTTATGAAGATACGCCTGAGCCTTTTACGCCCGATTCGATTTTTCCCAACAACTGGATTTCTTTTCACCAAAGCGGTAAGGTAGTACTGTATCCGATGCAAGCCCCTAACCGTCGTTTGGAGCGACGAATGGATATTATCGAAGATCTCAAAAAGCGTTATCATGTTGAAGAAATCATTGATTTATCGTCGTTTGAGCAGGAGGGAAAATACCTCGAAGGCACGGGGAGCATGGTGCTAGACCGTCGTTATAAAATTGCCTATGCCTGCCTCTCGCCCCGCACGCATCAGGATGTGCTGGAGGCTTTTGCCCACGAAACGGGCTACAAAATTGTGAAATTCAACTCGGTAGATGCGGGCGGAAAACCCGTATACCATACCAACGTGGTGATGTGCGTCGGCGATTCGTTTGCAGTAGTGTGTTTGCAGTCGATTCAAGACCCCGACGAGCGGCTCATGGTCCGTGAAGAGCTCGAAAAAACGGGTAAACAAGTGATTGAAATCACTTTGGAGCAAATGAATAGTTTTGCGGGTAATATGCTGTTGGTCAATAACAAACGCGGCGAAAAACTATTGGTCATGTCGACGCAGGCATTTGAATCACTTTCTGCTAAGCAACGCGACGAAATCGACGATTACGCCGTGCTTTTGCACTTCGATTTGTCGGTCATTGAAGGAAATGGTGGTGGCTCGGCCCGCTGCATGATGGCCGAAGTACACTTGCCTGAAAAATAG
- the gldD gene encoding gliding motility lipoprotein GldD has product MYFNQMRFVLGMCFLITSCNSSTPDYVPKPKGYPRMDLPPQTYQALKEDHPYTFEYSKSAVILPDTFRMAEPHWIFVAYPSLNASIQLTYKPVQNNPQRLSGFINDAYRLAGKHQVRATGIREQVIKTKSGQTAVVFDLAGDVPSYTQFFTTDSSTHYLRGALYFTVADKQDSLKPAIDFLRKDVMHLLNTLKWKK; this is encoded by the coding sequence ATGTATTTTAATCAAATGCGTTTTGTCTTGGGAATGTGTTTTTTAATCACCTCCTGTAATTCTTCCACGCCCGATTATGTCCCCAAGCCCAAAGGCTACCCGCGTATGGATTTGCCTCCCCAAACCTACCAAGCCCTGAAGGAAGACCATCCTTACACGTTTGAATATTCCAAAAGTGCGGTGATTTTGCCCGATACCTTCCGGATGGCGGAGCCGCATTGGATTTTTGTGGCGTACCCTTCCTTAAATGCTAGTATTCAGTTGACGTACAAGCCTGTACAAAACAATCCGCAGCGCTTGTCGGGATTTATCAATGATGCATATCGACTGGCGGGAAAACATCAGGTAAGGGCCACTGGGATTAGGGAGCAGGTAATCAAAACAAAATCGGGCCAAACGGCGGTGGTGTTTGATTTGGCGGGAGATGTGCCAAGTTATACCCAGTTTTTTACGACGGATTCTTCCACGCATTACCTGCGGGGGGCGCTTTATTTTACTGTTGCCGACAAGCAAGATTCCCTTAAGCCCGCCATTGATTTTCTCAGAAAAGATGTCATGCACCTGCTCAATACCCTGAAATGGAAAAAATAA